GCCCGCCGCCGGCAGCGCGACGCGGTACAGCCGGCTCTCCGTCGCCGACTGCTCGACCACCAGCAGCGCTCCGTCGTCGAGCACGGTGAGCGCCGAGAGCTTGCCGTCGGCGGCGCGGATCGCGTCGGCATCGGCGTCGCCGGGATCGCCGAGACGGTAGGCGTGTTCGGCGATCGTCGTACCACCGCGCGGGTCGAACTCGATCAGCGCCGCGTCGATCCCCGGCCCGCCGTCGGTCGCCGCCGGGCTCTGCATCAGCGCGTACAGCCGGCGGCCGTCGCGGCTGGCGGCCAACGCCTCGAACCCGCGGTTCTCGCGGCGCCGGGCGAGCGCCTCGGGCAGTGTGTGGCTCACGATCGCGTCGGCCGCGACCGGGCCAGGCGCCAGCGGGCCATTCGCCAGCGGGCCAGTCCCGATCGGCACATGGCGCTGCACGATCCGATCCTCCCCCGACAGCCGTCCGAGCGACGGCAGGTATTCCTCGGCGATCCACAGCGTGCCATCGGGCAGACGGGCGAGCCCCTCGGTGTCGTAGCCGTCGGGGTCGGGAGGCAGCGGCAGGCCGGTGCGGGGATCGAACACGGGTGCGTCGAGAGGGCGCGGGGCGACGGGCCGGCCCGACGTGGGCTTCCCGGACGCAGTGCGCAGCGGCCTGGCGGAGGTGACCTCGATCCGCCCATCGGGCGGCTCGTCGGTCGCGCGGTCGGGGCGCCTGCCGTGCGCTTCGACGAGCTTCAGTTCGAGGAGCACCGGGCTGAACTCGGGCACAGGCAGCGTCCGGAGCCGCCGTGCCGGTTCGCCGGTCGGCGATTCGATCAGTACCTCGGCGTTGGGTCCGCGGTCGGTGATCGCGAGGAACCGCGTGCCGCGCCCCTTCCCTTCGCCGAGCGCCACAAGATCGCTCAAGCCTCCGAGCCGATACCGTCCGGCGCGCTGCCGATCGACGCCGCGGGGCAGCGGCAGGGGCTGGTCATCGAGGACGTAGACCGCCTCGACCGTCGCTTGGCCGCCGGCCGGTGCGGGTTCGTCGGCCGCCAGCCACGCTGGGCCGGGCGCGCCACACACCAACAGGCACGCCGCCGTCTGCCGCCAGCTCTGGCTGGTCGGCAAGCGGCGGAGAAACGCCGAAAGCGTTGGCTTCATCTTCATCGAGGTTGCCCTGCGGAAAGCCAGAACTGCCGATCGCCGCATGTCCATGAACGATGCCGTCCGTGGCTGTTGTCTACTCCAGCGACCGCGGGAAACGCCGTCGGCTTCCCGGGTCGCCGTCAAACGCACCGTTTTCGCACGCGTGGCTCCTGCTACTTGTGAGGATCGGGTGAAAATCGCAATCGGCCCCCCTGCCTCCGACAGCACCTATCCCAAGCCTTTGCAGATCATGGAGTTGCGACCATCTCCGATCCGGCGCGCCCGGCTGTCGACAGGATCCGGGTGTCGTGCTATTCTCCCTCTATCGCTCACTCGGAGAGGATTTCAGCGGCACGAAGTCGCGGGATCTTCCCGAACCAACCTCGTCGGCGGCTGTTCCCCCCCCAAGACCTTCACTTCGAAAGCCGCTTCGGACCCGTGGTTTCCCCAATCACGGGTCCTTTTCTTTTTGCCTTCTCAGCAGAATCTTTGGGTGAAATCCGGCTCTGGTAGTCGTCCGAGGACGTGAAACAGGGCGATTTCGATGCCGCGTGACGTTCGGAAGCCGAACGCTTTTTTAGTGGTCAGTTTCGCCTTGCCGTTGAAACCGTCGACGACTCCCGCCGAGATCGTGCCTCCGGCCCGAAACCAGTTGAGGATCAGATGGCGATGGCGTCGCATGCTGCGGGCGACGTTCTTC
The Planctomycetota bacterium DNA segment above includes these coding regions:
- a CDS encoding esterase-like activity of phytase family protein, with amino-acid sequence MDMRRSAVLAFRRATSMKMKPTLSAFLRRLPTSQSWRQTAACLLVCGAPGPAWLAADEPAPAGGQATVEAVYVLDDQPLPLPRGVDRQRAGRYRLGGLSDLVALGEGKGRGTRFLAITDRGPNAEVLIESPTGEPARRLRTLPVPEFSPVLLELKLVEAHGRRPDRATDEPPDGRIEVTSARPLRTASGKPTSGRPVAPRPLDAPVFDPRTGLPLPPDPDGYDTEGLARLPDGTLWIAEEYLPSLGRLSGEDRIVQRHVPIGTGPLANGPLAPGPVAADAIVSHTLPEALARRRENRGFEALAASRDGRRLYALMQSPAATDGGPGIDAALIEFDPRGGTTIAEHAYRLGDPGDADADAIRAADGKLSALTVLDDGALLVVEQSATESRLYRVALPAAGGKTGAALDKTLVADLLPLAPRLARDIDSGSEPPARPADLKIEGLAWLGDGRVAIVNDNDFDIAAADADKAAARRSCLWILRVPHL
- a CDS encoding transposase; this encodes MRSRLDPMKNVARSMRRHRHLILNWFRAGGTISAGVVDGFNGKAKLTTKKAFGFRTSRGIEIALFHVLGRLPEPDFTQRFC